The window AACTTAATATgtagaatattattttgagATCTAAGTGATCATTCTGTAATCTTTTCTTAACCCACTGATCCAGACGAGACTGCTCTCTTATCGCCAGCATTGAGAAATCTCAGACATAAGTTCATTGGGATGCCCCCCAGTCGCGGCCACACATACACATGAAGGGAATCTCCGCCTCCGCTCTGATTGCCCGTAAAAGTTCTGGGCAACATCTGTTTCCCGAAAAGGAAATCCAAGAGAAGCAAAAAACCGAAGCAcccagaaataaaaaataaacaaaagaaaaccaaaCTAGTTCCTACATGAGCTTTAACTTTAAACCGGTTTCGGCTTTTGTACACccgttttgtgttttttcctacataataaattattaactGTTTGCAGCGGTTACATGTGCCAAAAATCGTTTGATTATACAAGCCTGtttctattattatttgtattttgttcGGATTTGCCGAAACATTTGAATATTGATAGAAGCAATTAGCGCCGCCGCACACAGGGGAGGCCCCCCGTGGTGATTGAAAAGTGAGAGTTGATCGCCAAAAGGCGGAGATAGACCGAACAGTTGTTCGCCAAGCAGCCTAGCCAGCGGACGTGTTCCTCCCCGAAGAATCAAATCTAATCGAAGAATCCAAAATGAATCGCTCGATTCTGGTGCTGGTACTGGCCCTCATCTGTCTGGGATCCGTCTCGGCATTTCCCCAACTGAGGCAGCGAAACGAGAAGCAGGTCCAGACGGCGGAGGATGAGTTGCGTAAGTTATGGAAGAGGATGACTCGATATTTTCAGGGAATTAAATAGATTTTAAATCTTTTAAGtatcaaaaaatatcaattttaattgaacagagaaaaatatcattttaaattacagccacaaAGGGAGCCACTATTGAGGAAGTGGTCGTGGAGTCCGCTTTGTACATTAAACCAAAGTCCAACCCTCAGGTGAGGCGTGTGCGGTCGGCCGAGGACCAAGGACTGAGCATCTACAGCACCCACAAGCGCGTGAAGCGCCAGTTCGGAAATCCCGGCTTTGGTGGCCAATATGctggaaatcctggatttggAAACGGATTCGGCGGAAATCCCGGCTTCGGAGGTGGATTCGGTGGTAACCAGGGATTTGGAGGCGGCTTTGGTGGTAATCAGGGATTCGGAGGCAGCCACCGTGGAAACCAAGGCGGTAATGTCGAGGCTGGCACTTCAGCCGGAGCCGGAGGAACCAAGGCAGGCGTTGATGTGGGTGCCGGACCCAATGGCGGTAATGCCAACGCTAATGTCCAGCTGAATCCGCTTGGACCCCTCGGACCCAACGGCTACAACCAAGAACAGGCTGCCTCCAACGGAGCTGCTCACAGCAACTACAACAACGGTCTGAACTCAGGATCGTCCGCAGCCAGCGGACAGGCCCAGGGCTTCCAGTCGCAGAGCGCCAACGGCTCGTTCGGTGCCTCCTCCGCCAGCACAGCTACTCAGTCGCAGAACTTCGGACCCTTTGGCCCCAGCAACGCCGCCGGAGCCTCCTTGAGCCAGGTCTATCACCTGCCCAATGGCCAGACCATCGACTTTAGCTCGACGAACAGTTTCGCCAACGGAGGAGCCAAcaggggcagcagccacggaTCGGCGGTGTCTGTGAGCCGCTAGAACTACGCATCCACATGGAGAATAGTGTACCTCCTTAATAACCAGTCGCAAAGTtgtggaaaatttaaaaaatgtgctaataaatatttatgatcaTGATTGGATTATCTTTGCTTTCCGTTCCTAATTCCTATAATCCTTAAAGTTCAAAcagtttttgaaattttaagtaatatatttttaaaaatttgttcttGCACAAATTCCTACACGGTTCACTTTACATAAACTACCaagatgggatgggatgggtaATCATTTCGAAATTATTACTAAAAGTAATCCAAATAAATTGTCTCTTAACTTCTTTAATCCGACTCGCTCTCGCTTTCCGACTGGAAATCGCCCACCTCGATGGAGAACTTGTACTCCTGATCGCAGCCCAAGTAGGAATCACTCATGTAGTACAAGGTGTAATCATGCTTGCCCGGACTGGGCGCCACAAAGTCCAGCTTGACCTTGGCCTTCTGCTGGAGCGTGAGGCGCTTGATGGAGAGCAGGGAGTTGGACTTCGGATCACCGATAACGACCCACCAGCCCTCTTCGCGTTTCTGGGGGAAGAAGGGCGCAATAACTGGGCCAGTGACTTCGTCCTCGCGTTCCAGTTGAACCACCACATTGACCGTTGAGCCAGAGTTAATGCGATCCTTGTCCACCACCTCATAGTTGAGCTCGATGTTGGGATAGCGATTACAGAAGCGAGCTACATCTGCCATTTGCGAATCAGAAAGCTGCAGCAGACGCGAACGGTCCTCATCCTCTAGCTCCATGATGTCGAAAACGGTTTCGATTttctaaaattataaaagataAGTTTGGAATCTTTAGGAGGAGTTCATTCTTCTGCCTCACCTTTTCTGTGCACCGCTTGACGATTTCGGCACTAAAGTGCGGTAGCTGTCGCAGGTACGAGTCCTTGCTCCACATTGCCTGGGTAACCATCTGAGCCAGCTCCATGGCAGCCACCGCCGGGGAGAGCCAGCCGTTCGAGCTCAGCACATCCACACAGGCTTGGATGAGACGGATGGCCTTGCTCAGGATCTGCTCCGTATCGCCCTGGAGTTCAGGTCCCAGTTGCAGACGCGAAAGATGTGCCTGCAGCAGCAAATTGGTCTTGATATGCGGATCATTGAATCTGAAAGGATATTAAAATTAGAATATATCGTAGATCCTTATATGGAGTGGGCTTACTTGGGTGCCGTTTCATTGGGGCCAGTGAGCTTGTTTGGCAGGCGCTGGGAGAGAGTGCGCAGGACTTGTTCTTCATGGTGTCTAACTACCACATCCTCGTACTCGGCGGCCGACGAGATGATCTCCAGCAGGCCTCGCACTTTGGTCTTGCTGTTCAGCGACAAACTGAAGAGTTCTGAATAGAAAAGTTTATATTAGTGTAAGGATTGGGTTAGGAATGGAACACGCCCTCCTCCTTACCAATTGTTGTGTAGTTTATGTAATAGTAGGCCGCAATCATGCCCAGATTGAGGGGCAGAGTGTCCATGTCGTCCTCAACGCTGATACACTTGGATTGTTCCAAGTCGCTCAGGGTATTCTCCACGAGCTCGGACAGATGATCGGAGAGGTGGCGATGCGTGACACCCTGCAGATTGTAGTAGTTGGGATTCTGCGTGAGCCTTCGGTAGAGGAACGTCCAGGTGAGGTAGTCCACGGCATCCTGCTTGTTTTCAATTGTCTTGGTCACCACCTCGGCGTTGAAATGATCGTGCATGCGGTGATCCAAATGACTCTCGATGGGCAACGGCTCGTTGATGAACTTCTTAAAGAAGTCCTTCTTGCTGCTCTGGCACATCAGCACGCACTTGGCATCCGCGTCCTCATTGGGTCGATTCGCCCTGCCAATCATCTGCAGCACGTCCGTGATGGGATAGTCCTCGTAGGAATGGTTCTTGCCATTGTAGAACTGCGTGTCCATAATGATCACCAAATGCGCGGAGATGCTCATGCCCCAGCAGAGATCCTTCGAGACCACGGCCACTTGCACCGCTCCCGAATCGAAGAGCTGCTCCACCAAGCGGTGATCGGAGGCGGAAAGACCCTCATGCAGATAGGCGACTCCCTGGGCTAGGGTTTCCTTTAAAGTCTTATCCGTCATTCGCTCCAGGAAGGGCTTGatgtcctcctcctccgcgtGGAAGAAACGATTCGGCTGCAAATCCGAGGCAGCGTAGGTCAGGACGTCAATAGCCGTGAGCCTCGCCTGCTTCCTGGACGAAACAAACACGATGACCGGCTTGTGGGAACTGTATTTCAAAATGGCATTGTACACCGGCTTGGACATGGTGGCGATCCTAGTGGCGTTGTGCGTGACATTGAATCCCTGGATGTGCAACTCCAAAGGAATGGGCCGGACACTCGGGTGGAAGTTGAAGGTGGCATTGGGATTGCATCCCAGCCACTGGGCCACATCCCTTGCGTCCGTCAGAGAGGCTGACAGGGCCACTATCCGGATCTGTTTTTCAATCTGTGAGCTTATGTAGCGCATTCGGGAGCAGACGATCTCCAAGACCGGGCCTTCTTCACCTCCCACCAGCTGCAGTTCATCCACAATGAAGAGGTTCACCAGCTGGACGTTCTTCCTCTGCTTCCATCTGCGAGAGAGCACATCCCACTTGTCCGCCGTGGTGATCACCAGTTGGCCCTTGGCTATCAGCTTCAGATCCGTTCCCGTTTCTCCCGTTAGCTTCACCACCTTAATGTCCAGGGAGCCGAACTTTCCGTGCCAATCGGCAAAGACCAGATCCGCCAGAGCCTCCTGGGAAACCAAGTACACACATCTCGCATCCGACTGCGTGGTAAACAGGCGCATGATGGCAAACTCGGCAATGGTCATCTTTCCCGAGCCAGTGGGGGCTCCCACGAATACGTTCTCATCGCTGTTGTAAACGGCATTGAAGACCTGCGTCTGGATGGGATTGAACTGCGGGAATCGCTGCGAATAGAATGCCTCGAACTTGGGCTGCCGGAGAGCACTGATGGGCAGCGGCTGCAGATCCAGAAGCTCTGTCGGCGGCATGTTCTTCTCGGGCAGGATGAGATGGCGGAATGACACGGGCAATTGGGTCTCTGCCCCGATCCACCGATCAGAAACGATTCGGAGGAAGTACTGCGGCGGCAGGGGCTCGAAAACGGGCACGAAGAACTTCAGCTGGTGCTCGTCCTGGGAATACTTCTGCTTCAGCAGGAAGAACTCGTGGTGCAAGATGAGCTCAGAGTCTACATCCTCGATCAGCACCCAAAAGCCCTCAGACGCCCCGTGGACTTTTTCATCCCACTGGAAATCCGGAGTGATCGTGAGCTCCACTCTGAGAGTTCCCCTAGTAATCGGTTGGATGTGAGTGGAGAGCTCCAGTTTCGGGAACTGATGCACAAACTTGTGTATGGTTTTGCCCAATTTGGGCACCCTTATGAGCTCACCCAGCTCATGGGGCTCCAAATCATAGAGCCTGGCCCATGGGAAGTGTTTCTTCTCCAGCTTCTTGGCTATTTCATCGGGCATCTTCTTGAACTGCCTGAGTGGCGTCATAGACTGCCACATCCTGCGATCGATCATCTTGCAGAGCGTCAGTGTTTTGTCCGCCAACTGAGCCCATCCTCTGGTCAGAACGATCTCGAAAATGGCCCGCATCAAACGGGCTGCGGACTGGGTAATGAAAACCATGTCGGACATCAAGGCGAAACCCTCCAGCTTCAGCTGGGATATGTAGGCCTGGAGCAGAACATTCACCTTTGCGCTGTGTTCCTCAATTGATTCCTTGATGGGTATGGGCACTCTTTCCATCAGCTTCTGCAGCTCCAGTTTCTCCTCCTCCCTTACCGAGATGTGCCGGAATTCGGAGGACAACGAAAAGACGCGGAATAGCTCGATCTCGCTAAGAGTTTGCTTCAGGAGCTGGTTGTAGGTCAACATGGTTTCGTGGGTGAGGTAGTAATGCGAGGCAATGCGTCCCAAATCGGTCACCTGGAAGTGGCCAGTCTTGCGTTCGTACTTAATGAGGCCGCTCCTTTCCAGGCAGCAGGCGGCGGTGTGCAGAAGATCCGCCCGATGTTGTTCCAGCAAGGGATCTGCTTTGATAGCATCATGGGATACTCCGTACAGAGTCGGATTTCTCAGCATACGGATGTACAAATAAGTGTAGCCCAGCCAGTTGACAGCATCCTGAAGATGCTGGACAGTTCCCAGCACAATCTCAGCGTTCAGCATGTCTGGCAGCTTGGATATAAACTGGGACTCGATGGGCAGCTGCTGGTTGAGCAGGGAGAGATAGAACTGCAGCTCGCTGTGGTTGGTTATAAGGATGCCCTCACCCTTGGTGTCGTACTGGGGCCGACCCGCGCGTCCCAACATCTGCAGAACATCCAACGCGCTTAGCTCCACCCAGCGCCCCTTCTCCGGGTTGTAGACCTGGGTTCCCTTGATGATTACCGTGTGCGCGGGCAGATTCACACCCCAGGCCAAAGTGGCAGTGGACACTAGCACCTGGATGTGCCGATCCGCGAAGAGATCCTCCACCAGGGTACGATCCACACGCGTCATTCCGGCATGATGGATGGCGAAGCCATAGGGGAGAAGTTCCTTCAGCTCAGTGTTCTTAACCTGTTCTGCCTCCGTGCGCAGCACTTCCATACTGGCAGATCCTTCTCTAAGAAAGCTGCCGAGGGTATCCTGTTCCAGGCACATGTCCCTCACTGCCCTGGCTGTTTTGCCGGTCTCCTTGCGGGAGTGCACAAACACCAAGACTTGGTTCCGGCCAGCATGCTCCATGGTCTTCTCGTACACAATCTCGTTCATGACTTGGAACCGCTTCAGAGCCTTCTTCTCCGTCACACCGATGTACTGCTGCTCCAGGGACACCGGCCGGTAGCTGTTGTCGAAGTAGAAGAGCCCTTTGTCCGGCTTCACTCTCAAGAAGGTGGCCACATCTTGGTAGTTCGGCAGAGTAGCAGACAATCCCACCAGTCGCACCTCCTCCTGCGTGGTCTCAATGTTCCTAATGGTACGAGCCACCAGTGCTTCCAAAACCGGACCACGTTCATCGTGCAGCAAATGGATTTCATCAATAATGACCAATCGCACCAGACTGACGAATGTGCGCTCTCCGCCCTTTCGAGTGATGATATCCCACTTTTCCGGCGTGCACACAATCACCTGGGTGGCGGCAATCTGCTCCCTGGTCAGCTGGTGATCTCCTGTGAGCTCGGAAACGGTAAGATTGTAGCAGGAAAGGCGCCTACCGAAGTTACCCACCATTTCCTGCACCAACGACTTCATGGGAGCCACGTAAATGATCTTAAAGTCCTGGGCATTGATGGTGCCGTCCTCGTTTATGTGCTTGCCGATCTCTCGCATCATGGTGAGCAGGGCTACATTGGTTTTACCCGCTCCAGTGGGCGCACACAGCAGCATGTTTTCGTCACTGTCTAGGGCGGCTTTGTACAGGCGGCTCTGGATGCGATTGAGAGTTTTAAAGCCTTCGAAAACGGGTTGAACATACTTGGGAAGCTTGTCCACGGGCTGCAGCTCCTCGTTGTCATCGAAGGGCACTGGCTTCAGGGCAGGCACATGCACCTCCTCGTAGCCCTTGCGCTGTTTCCTGTAGGAACCATCGGGAAGCTGACAGCGCTTGTTGGCCATGAAGTGGGATCCTTGGGTGAAGGCCAGCTCATCCAACTCTAGAAGCTGTCGTACGCCGGCCACCTGACCTGCTGCAGCAGCTCCACCATCTTCGGCATCGCCCTTGCCACGTTTGCTGCCTCTGGTTTCGCCCTCCTCCTGTTCTTCGGCCTTTCCGGTATCCAATTGCCTGAGAATCTTCGCCAGTGCTGAGTTGCCGCGCATCTTTTCGCGGATTCTCTGCCGCTCACTGTCCGTCTGAGCCGATGCCAGCATTGTGCAGTAGAGAATCATCTGGCGGTTAAGCTTCAGCTGTTTTATGAAGTCAAAGCAGTCATACCCGAGCAGAAGCACCAACTGGTTCTCGCAGTCGCGCTCATCGGCGGCGTCTTTCAGGATCTTAAGCACATCGGCTGCCTTACTCTGC of the Drosophila ananassae strain 14024-0371.13 chromosome 2R, ASM1763931v2, whole genome shotgun sequence genome contains:
- the LOC6506734 gene encoding ATP-dependent RNA helicase glh-2 is translated as MNRSILVLVLALICLGSVSAFPQLRQRNEKQVQTAEDELPTKGATIEEVVVESALYIKPKSNPQVRRVRSAEDQGLSIYSTHKRVKRQFGNPGFGGQYAGNPGFGNGFGGNPGFGGGFGGNQGFGGGFGGNQGFGGSHRGNQGGNVEAGTSAGAGGTKAGVDVGAGPNGGNANANVQLNPLGPLGPNGYNQEQAASNGAAHSNYNNGLNSGSSAASGQAQGFQSQSANGSFGASSASTATQSQNFGPFGPSNAAGASLSQVYHLPNGQTIDFSSTNSFANGGANRGSSHGSAVSVSR
- the LOC6493237 gene encoding putative U5 small nuclear ribonucleoprotein 200 kDa helicase is translated as MADAAARQLQYEYKANSNLVLQADVRLIERPRRDEATGEVCSLVGKLDGTRMGDRYQRTKPEKTEERKVKRQKRDEAQYDFERMKGATLLSEGIDEMVGIVYRPKTQETRQTYEVLLSFIQEALGDQPRDILCGAADEILAVLKNDRLKDRERKRDVDSLLGSVTDERFALLVNLGKKITDFGSEAVNALTAAPNNEEQIDETYGINVQFEESEEESDNDMYGEIRDDDAQDEGEEARIDHTLHAENLANEEAANNVKKDRTLHPLDIDAYWLQRCLSKFYKDAMVSQSKAADVLKILKDAADERDCENQLVLLLGYDCFDFIKQLKLNRQMILYCTMLASAQTDSERQRIREKMRGNSALAKILRQLDTGKAEEQEEGETRGSKRGKGDAEDGGAAAAGQVAGVRQLLELDELAFTQGSHFMANKRCQLPDGSYRKQRKGYEEVHVPALKPVPFDDNEELQPVDKLPKYVQPVFEGFKTLNRIQSRLYKAALDSDENMLLCAPTGAGKTNVALLTMMREIGKHINEDGTINAQDFKIIYVAPMKSLVQEMVGNFGRRLSCYNLTVSELTGDHQLTREQIAATQVIVCTPEKWDIITRKGGERTFVSLVRLVIIDEIHLLHDERGPVLEALVARTIRNIETTQEEVRLVGLSATLPNYQDVATFLRVKPDKGLFYFDNSYRPVSLEQQYIGVTEKKALKRFQVMNEIVYEKTMEHAGRNQVLVFVHSRKETGKTARAVRDMCLEQDTLGSFLREGSASMEVLRTEAEQVKNTELKELLPYGFAIHHAGMTRVDRTLVEDLFADRHIQVLVSTATLAWGVNLPAHTVIIKGTQVYNPEKGRWVELSALDVLQMLGRAGRPQYDTKGEGILITNHSELQFYLSLLNQQLPIESQFISKLPDMLNAEIVLGTVQHLQDAVNWLGYTYLYIRMLRNPTLYGVSHDAIKADPLLEQHRADLLHTAACCLERSGLIKYERKTGHFQVTDLGRIASHYYLTHETMLTYNQLLKQTLSEIELFRVFSLSSEFRHISVREEEKLELQKLMERVPIPIKESIEEHSAKVNVLLQAYISQLKLEGFALMSDMVFITQSAARLMRAIFEIVLTRGWAQLADKTLTLCKMIDRRMWQSMTPLRQFKKMPDEIAKKLEKKHFPWARLYDLEPHELGELIRVPKLGKTIHKFVHQFPKLELSTHIQPITRGTLRVELTITPDFQWDEKVHGASEGFWVLIEDVDSELILHHEFFLLKQKYSQDEHQLKFFVPVFEPLPPQYFLRIVSDRWIGAETQLPVSFRHLILPEKNMPPTELLDLQPLPISALRQPKFEAFYSQRFPQFNPIQTQVFNAVYNSDENVFVGAPTGSGKMTIAEFAIMRLFTTQSDARCVYLVSQEALADLVFADWHGKFGSLDIKVVKLTGETGTDLKLIAKGQLVITTADKWDVLSRRWKQRKNVQLVNLFIVDELQLVGGEEGPVLEIVCSRMRYISSQIEKQIRIVALSASLTDARDVAQWLGCNPNATFNFHPSVRPIPLELHIQGFNVTHNATRIATMSKPVYNAILKYSSHKPVIVFVSSRKQARLTAIDVLTYAASDLQPNRFFHAEEEDIKPFLERMTDKTLKETLAQGVAYLHEGLSASDHRLVEQLFDSGAVQVAVVSKDLCWGMSISAHLVIIMDTQFYNGKNHSYEDYPITDVLQMIGRANRPNEDADAKCVLMCQSSKKDFFKKFINEPLPIESHLDHRMHDHFNAEVVTKTIENKQDAVDYLTWTFLYRRLTQNPNYYNLQGVTHRHLSDHLSELVENTLSDLEQSKCISVEDDMDTLPLNLGMIAAYYYINYTTIELFSLSLNSKTKVRGLLEIISSAAEYEDVVVRHHEEQVLRTLSQRLPNKLTGPNETAPKFNDPHIKTNLLLQAHLSRLQLGPELQGDTEQILSKAIRLIQACVDVLSSNGWLSPAVAAMELAQMVTQAMWSKDSYLRQLPHFSAEIVKRCTEKKIETVFDIMELEDEDRSRLLQLSDSQMADVARFCNRYPNIELNYEVVDKDRINSGSTVNVVVQLEREDEVTGPVIAPFFPQKREEGWWVVIGDPKSNSLLSIKRLTLQQKAKVKLDFVAPSPGKHDYTLYYMSDSYLGCDQEYKFSIEVGDFQSESESESD